The sequence below is a genomic window from Synechococcus sp. UW179A.
ACAACCTGCCCCGTTTTGTATTTGGGGTTGTACTTGTCCGTAGCGGTCGACAGAAAGCGCTTGGTGGCGTCGTCATCACCCTTGAGTGTCCAGGTGTCACTCTCGGCAAGTTCAACCAAACCAGCTGCATGCAGCACGTCCAGAGACTCTCTGCTCTCGATATTCACTGCCCCGGTGAGTACGGCGTAGAACATGCCCATGCCCCCGAGTGCCTTGATTACGGTCGACTTTCTGTAGCCCTGGCGTGATTGCCAATTGAGCATGATGTCGAGCTTCGCTCCGGGATTCCTCCAACGGATCACCACACCGGTGAAGAACTGAATGACGTGAGCAAGGCTGAGATGGTCATCCTCGGCCAAACCAAACAGACCCGCGATCTCCTCCAACTCCATGATCGGAAGGTCGGAGTCTGAGCAAGCCCGCAAGAAATTTTCTAGGGGATTGAATGGGTTCTTTCGGCCGTAGGTGACAATCGCCCTACGAAATGCAGCGCTGTCGACACTGAGCCGCTTAACCATCATCGGCACTAAGGCAGACGCAGTAGTTGGCTCGATAGGTTCGTAGGGGCACTCATCACAGGGTTTCCACTCAGGTCCGTCGGAAAGGATGTTCCACCTGAAGCCAGGAATCAGGCCACCGACCACGAGCTGAACAACCTCGGCCTCATTGCGAACGGTCTCTCCGCTCATGGCGTAGTTGTACGCGAGCACCTGGGCGTCTTGGCTGTGGAAGTGTTCGTACAGCTCAACGGCACCGGAGTCGCGGTTGATTGCCAGCTCCGCCTTGCGTTTGACGATTGAGTTGAAGTCGGCCTTGCTGATGCCTAAGCAGCTCTGAGCTTTGGCCCGAAGCTTTTCAAGGTGATTCCCCTTCACCAGGGCGCAAGCCTGAACGCCGTGCTCTACGACCTCTGGTCTTGTCTTCCAGGAGATCCGGAGCTTCTGCCATTCCTCAAAAACCCACAGCAAAAAATCTGCCGGTTGCTTTGCGTGAATGATCAGATCTTTCAGGTCCGCAGCGGTAAGCACGCCTTCATTGATTGCATCCTCCAGTCCCCACTTGAGCTGCTCTCGCAATGGGTAGACGGTGTAATCGCCGACAGGGTTGCGAGGTGCAACGTTGATAGCCCAGCCATGAATAGAGCAGGCCTCAACCACCAATGGCAGCAGGTCGCAGTTCCCGTAGATGGTGTCAACGTCGCCGATGTACGCGGAGACTTTTGCGGGCGCCTTGAGGTTTTTGAGTAGCGATGGTGAATTGACTGCCCCAACAGGAACACCGAGCTTCAGTGTGGGGACAGCAGCATCAAAGAACCCCTCTGTGATCGCTACAGCACTATCCGGCATATAGGTCGGCGGTAGGTACCCCTCATCACGATCCCCCTGGAACTGACAGACAACCTTGGAATGCCAACGGTTGCCGGGCATATCCTTCTGCTTCTGCCGGTAGATCTCGCCGTCCTGTGATGCGTCGAAGCGAACGAGGTAGCCATCCACCTCATCATTGATTGAAGAACTCGAAAGGTACGGGTGCGCCTTGGCCTCCGATGACGTGAAGGGCACGAGATGACCGGACTCGATCAGTGAGTCGATGTGACTGCGGTCCAAGCGCTTCAACAGGTCTGACTGAGCCCAGCTGCTCAGATCCTGGAAGCCAGGCATTACTGCGGGTGTAATTGTCACGCTGCACCTCCCTCAGTTCCAAGGGCGAACAGTGCAGTTCCTTGAGCCGGAATCTCACGGCCACTGGCTGCCATATAGATAACACCCCGCGAAGTAATCCTGAACCCGAGAACAATTTCTTCGTAGTGATCAGTCACCGCCTGCATTGGCTGCCCCCAGGCTGTGAACTTGAGTTCGAAACCGTGCCTCTTTCTCGGCGGGCTAGTACCTGATTCGTTGTAGAAAGTTTCTCTATCCATGAGGCGATCTCCTATTGAAGTGAAGTAAATAAGGGCTTGATTGGCCTTGTACCCAGCCTAGGCGTGTGCGCAAGATGCAGTGTTTGCGTTTCAGCGGTAACACCACATCTAGTGCTTAGCGCTTAGCTCTTCGCGTAACGGGCTTGAGCTTCAGCCTTGGCGTCTACCAGGCCTTTGATGCATTTTTCGGTCGGTTCCACAGTCATCTGTGGATAGCCCTTCGCGTTCTCCGAGTACTCCACCGTGAGCACTCCCTGCCGTTCGCCGAGGTCAACAGCGTCGACGACAACCTGCTCTGCAATTCCACGATCCCTTCCAAAGAATTTGGGGTTAACCGCCCTCGGACCCTTAGCAGAAGCCATCACCAAGTCGCGCACGACGTAGGACAGCAACGGGTCACAGCCCATACAGAGTTCTGCTTGAACGGCTTTACAGATGTACCCACCGACGGGGTAAATGTTTAGATCAGACACGGCAAATAGCCTAATGATTATCGCAATTAGTATTCCTATTTCTGTACGGTAAAAAGACTCAGCTAGCAACTATCTAGTCGTGGGAAGCCTATAGCATCTGTCCAGACTATTACTATGCAAGGCAAGTATGAGAGCCGCTTTGTCGTCTACCTGAATAACACTGATCCTGCTGATGTCGCACTGAAAGATCGGGTTCAGGTTGCCAGCGACACGCTCGGTGTTAGCAAGTCTCAGCTCATTAGGTCAGCCATTAATTATGCGCTGGACAACGTGAGGGACTTTGGAGGCACGGTGAGATGACGGTCGAAGATATCAACAAGGCCCTTGCTGTAGCCCATAACGAGCTGATCAATTGCCGGCGAAGGGGTGATGACGTTAATGCCGACATCTGGGCACAGATTGAATCGAATCTGGCGAATCAGAAAGCTGCAAGGCTTGGGCTGGACTAATGAACAGCTGGACCGGCTACAAGGGCAACCGCAAATCGGTCTCGCAGCGGATCAACGATGACCGCCTAAAGGTTGTCGAAGTGATGGACGTTCCCTTGCTCTGGCTTCCTTCCTGGGATGTTCGATTAACAGCAGCACAGCGGTACCGGTTGCAGCGGGGGATGCTGTGACGTACGAGCAAGCATGGCTTGAGCTAGAAGCGCGAATGGCAACGGCTG
It includes:
- a CDS encoding VapE domain-containing protein, whose protein sequence is MTITPAVMPGFQDLSSWAQSDLLKRLDRSHIDSLIESGHLVPFTSSEAKAHPYLSSSSINDEVDGYLVRFDASQDGEIYRQKQKDMPGNRWHSKVVCQFQGDRDEGYLPPTYMPDSAVAITEGFFDAAVPTLKLGVPVGAVNSPSLLKNLKAPAKVSAYIGDVDTIYGNCDLLPLVVEACSIHGWAINVAPRNPVGDYTVYPLREQLKWGLEDAINEGVLTAADLKDLIIHAKQPADFLLWVFEEWQKLRISWKTRPEVVEHGVQACALVKGNHLEKLRAKAQSCLGISKADFNSIVKRKAELAINRDSGAVELYEHFHSQDAQVLAYNYAMSGETVRNEAEVVQLVVGGLIPGFRWNILSDGPEWKPCDECPYEPIEPTTASALVPMMVKRLSVDSAAFRRAIVTYGRKNPFNPLENFLRACSDSDLPIMELEEIAGLFGLAEDDHLSLAHVIQFFTGVVIRWRNPGAKLDIMLNWQSRQGYRKSTVIKALGGMGMFYAVLTGAVNIESRESLDVLHAAGLVELAESDTWTLKGDDDATKRFLSTATDKYNPKYKTGQVVRNRAFAIVGSTNETGIYRDNETRRFLTIQSVKPSSIPDDEKAAGEVVTRFWKTMAHLVDSGMVPPYFDNTSFHGRLSEQRNQAFMVERDGEQEIMNAIYSDGCWSELQVNDETIMVTKPQWITSWANCEHVNPKIVQKIMRAAGLEQTHRPRKLTRNGKTDTNPRLWTHQSGQVPRPSSVAATASSVGEVLERSDAWFL